From Eremothecium sinecaudum strain ATCC 58844 chromosome V, complete sequence, a single genomic window includes:
- the PXL1 gene encoding Pxl1p (Syntenic homolog of Ashbya gossypii ADR232W; Syntenic homolog of Saccharomyces cerevisiae YKR090W (PXL1)) translates to MDKVMSNLNIKSTAFSTSPFPNLKPNVRYKTVMERAGFDVAYGKDVRSRQRSPEIDNRRGAGRHQPYMSNSRNAPSDSATTVTSLPLPGENRIVRPTISLTDTDRKTREPIGLGISASLPSLNPDERVTQTRVPSVITGRRDAAANDPSPLPKRSLHSSPNPDKESIFDFESGNAGTMPAATTGFLRPNPPPISNNQDTVGNANGAPYISLDPLEKSFFMITHPTPIKNEEQTVSGSESFLSKYDGVGYTPQASPSANFLQNPTSTHHSPVAAADKRKDYVAPVQSTVQENSDLLQPAAKLNDIDIKPDPLLERGLQFSESLEDFERENLPLGGAENTTNVDKLLAQLNDILLEPDNIEPDVGKYEQLQLPENPPFKLNKKSSAYLSHIPDAAVNIRQVLNVDYNENDHIRSPSGRLLSPVDQTPVMLTFKNRPTDDTWNEHDIYHDSLRNSRNGTNSVSSPSTENLTSSPTLQNSRSSSTLGGKVNPVSSISIPCASTGTLISQSYEATKRNPSIPISQQPLLSDSSQTPPLHLPNKPTKYPPGKGPCRSCNGEIKGKSIYSKRVGELSGQWHRECFRCTVCQVAFSRTVPCYILDDNTFCRHHFHEANNSICVVCNDYIEGECLENDNNETFHINCLSCYICKTLIQEDYYVYNNKFSLCTNHDMELLVRTGIDGIGSINNGHGDQIYNTLSKRKTRLINFGD, encoded by the coding sequence ATGGACAAAGTGATGTCTAACTTAAACATCAAGAGTACTGCGTTTAGTACTAGCCCGTTCCCAAATTTAAAGCCAAATGTACGGTACAAGACTGTGATGGAGCGAGCTGGTTTTGATGTTGCTTATGGGAAAGATGTTCGTTCAAGGCAACGCAGCCCGGAAATAGATAATAGACGGGGTGCAGGGAGGCACCAGCCTTATATGTCCAATAGCAGGAATGCTCCGTCAGACAGTGCTACAACAGTTACGAGTTTGCCTCTTCCGGGAGAAAACCGAATTGTCCGGCCGACTATCAGCTTAACGGATACAGATAGAAAGACTAGGGAGCCGATCGGACTGGGAATTTCAGCCTCGTTGCCATCTTTGAACCCCGATGAACGCGTAACGCAGACTCGTGTCCCATCCGTGATTACGGGGAGAAGAGACGCAGCTGCAAATGACCCCTCACCGCTTCCTAAAAGATCCCTTCATTCGTCTCCGAATCCTGATAAGGAATCaatttttgattttgaaagCGGAAATGCTGGAACAATGCCTGCCGCGACTACTGGGTTTTTGCGTCCAAACCCACCGCCAATTTCTAATAATCAAGATACGGTAGGTAATGCCAATGGTGCCCCGTACATCAGTTTGGATCCACTGGAAAAGTCATTTTTTATGATAACCCATCCCACTCCTATCAAGAATGAGGAGCAAACTGTGTCTGGTAGTGAATCCTTCCTTTCCAAATATGATGGTGTCGGCTATACTCCTCAAGCCTCGCCCTCCGCAAATTTCCTACAAAATCCTACTTCCACACATCACTCAcctgttgctgctgctgacAAACGGAAGGACTATGTCGCTCCCGTTCAAAGTACGGTTCAAGAAAATAGCGATCTTCTACAACCGGCAGCAAAATTGAATGACATTGATATCAAGCCTGACCCGCTGCTGGAGAGGGGGCTACAGTTTAGTGAATCTCTGGAGGACTTTGAAAGGGAAAATCTGCCTCTTGGCGGTGCAGAAAATACCACGAATGTTGACAAGTTGCTGGCACAGCTAAACGATATATTACTTGAACCTGATAATATTGAGCCTGATGTAGGAAAGTATGAGCAATTGCAGTTGCCTGAAAATCCGCCATTTAAGttaaataaaaaatcaaGTGCGTATCTGTCTCATATACCGGACGCAGCTGTTAATATCCGACAGGTTCTGAATGTCGATTACAACGAAAACGATCACATACGGTCCCCAAGCGGACGTTTACTCAGTCCAGTTGATCAGACTCCGGTAATGTTAACTTTCAAGAATCGTCCGACTGATGATACATGGAACGAACATGATATTTATCATGATAGTCTAAGAAACTCGAGAAATGGAACTAACAGTGTTTCATCTCCCTCGACAGAGAATCTTACTTCTTCTCCAACTCTTCAAAACTCCCGCTCCAGCAGCACATTAGGTGGAAAAGTCAACCCCGTCAGTTCCATATCAATTCCTTGCGCATCTACCGGAACACTCATCTCCCAAAGTTACGAGGCAACCAAGCGGAATCCTTCGATACCTATCAGTCAGCAGCCCCTGCTCTCGGACAGCTCTCAGACTCCCCCTCTCCATCTCCCCAATAAACCGACAAAATACCCCCCCGGAAAGGGCCCCTGCCGTTCCTGTAATGGCGAAATTAAAGGCAAGAGTATCTACTCAAAAAGAGTTGGCGAACTTTCAGGTCAGTGGCATCGCGAATGTTTCCGCTGCACAGTCTGCCAGGTAGCGTTCAGCAGAACAGTTCCCTGTTATATCCTAGACGACAACACGTTCTGTCGTCATCACTTCCACGAAGCAAACAACTCAATCTGTGTTGTGTGCAATGACTACATCGAAGGTGAATGCCTCGAAAATGACAACAACGAAACCTTTCATATTAACTGCCTGAGCTGCTACATTTGTAAGACCCTGATTCAGGAAGACTACTATGTCTACAACAATAAGTTTTCCTTATGTACCAACCATGACATGGAATTACTAGTCAGGACCGGCATTGACGGCATTGGATCCATTAATAACGGCCACGGTGACCAAATCTACAATACCCTGTCGAAGAGAAAAACTAGACTTATTAACTTCGGTGACTAA
- the TGL4 gene encoding triacylglycerol lipase (Syntenic homolog of Ashbya gossypii ADR231C; Syntenic homolog of Saccharomyces cerevisiae YKR089C (TGL4) and YOR081C (TGL5)) gives MGELRGEASEDFAQAWSRRSAPITQNFIHRYYDYLRQNASEAKTEELKAPKFLGCIRYTLQKLGIWRTDNIIVDKLLQEKEHATSYDDWLAASVRLDELTQKERWKQEEESSLYDWSLVKYYTEKMRAAREKEDWRQLLYIIRTTWVRDLGNICNVNLYRHSHVGTKYIVEEYLEESKRSLHELVYKSNLDVKYMLSTLIQTRKNIGRTALVLSGGSTFGLFHVGVLSTLFDQDLVPRVISGTSAGAMIASIMCVHHKHELRDLVSDLLERDFNIFQDDSQKSSKENFFIKLSRFLKNGTWFSNKNLIDTMMGFLGDLTFREAYNRTGKILSITVSPESLHEQPRLLNYLTAPNVLIWSAVCASCSVPGVFPSSTIYEKDPKTNKTTEWNSSSVKFVDGSVDNDLPIAKLSEMFNVDHIIACQVNIHVFPFLKLSLSCVGGEVQDEFSARLKQNLSAVYNFCVNEVIHLLELGSEVGIARNFFSKSASVLSQQYSGDITILPNLTMLFRIGELLTNPTKEFLLREAVNGARATWPKISIIKNHCEQEFELDRVINYLKGKLISNPSQTRGPFQIVDSSISLINSPIIYHQDHYPTVRGLADTPRIRGNPSDRLVRRLTSYRPLPSHGSRAKQKKRRKSESSSAGLGSPELYLERSVSGSTFVQQSMTPLAIGNNTMSSEAKRIPSNRYNSLSAGRKSSSSGGKSGADYANSDTPLKKDYSITTEQKAKNFLPDDLSLHTNVSPELNLDDVPSATEQIQVQNEQNCLFNQGKKSVVKEVSPNSDEEFTFAMDDTDHIIAGL, from the coding sequence ATGGGAGAACTGCGAGGTGAAGCTTCGGAAGATTTTGCTCAAGCGTGGAGTCGTAGGTCGGCGCCTATAACTCAGAATTTTATACATAGGTATTATGATTATCTCCGCCAGAACGCTTCTGAAGCGAAGACTGAAGAACTAAAAGCTCCCAAATTTTTAGGATGTATTAGGTATACGCTACAGAAACTTGGGATATGGAGGACTGATAATATTATTGTTGATAAGTTACTACAAGAAAAGGAACATGCTACTTCTTATGATGACTGGTTAGCTGCGTCTGTGCGATTGGATGAGCTGACACAGAAAGAGCGCTGGAAACAGGAGGAGGAAAGTTCTCTTTACGACTGGTCACTGGTGAAGTACTACACGGAGAAAATGCGGGCGGCTAGGGAGAAGGAGGATTGGCGGCAACTTTTGTATATAATTAGGACTACCTGGGTGCGCGATCTTGGGAATATTTGCAACGTGAACTTGTATCGTCACTCGCATGTTGGCACCAAGTACATAGTTGAAGAGTACTTGGAGGAGAGCAAGCGGTCTTTACACGAGTTAGTTTACAAGTCCAATTTGGATGTAAAGTATATGCTCAGCACGCTCATTCAGACGCGTAAAAATATCGGTAGAACAGCACTAGTTTTGAGTGGTGGCAGTACCTTTGGGTTATTTCATGTCGGTGTACTTTCGACGTTGTTTGACCAAGACCTTGTGCCACGTGTAATAAGCGGTACTAGCGCGGGGGCCATGATTGCTTCTATTATGTGCGTACACCATAAGCACGAATTGAGGGACTTAGTGTCAGATTTACTTGAGAGGGATTTCAATATATTTCAAGATGATTCACAAAAGTCCAGCAAGGAgaatttcttcatcaaGCTATCCCGTTTCTTGAAGAATGGGACGTGGTTCAGCAACAAGAATTTAATTGATACTATGATGGGATTCTTAGGAGATCTAACGTTCCGCGAAGCGTACAACAGGACGGGAAAAATATTGAGTATAACAGTGTCTCCTGAGTCTCTACATGAACAGCCGCGGTTATTAAATTATTTGACAGCCCCGAACGTTTTAATTTGGTCAGCTGTGTGTGCATCATGCTCAGTACCAGGCGTATTTCCTTCATCCACGATTTACGAAAAAGACCCTAAGACGAACAAAACCACAGAATGGAACAGTAGCTCAGTTAAATTTGTGGATGGATCTGTGGACAATGATTTGCCCATCGCAAAATTATCTGAAATGTTCAATGTTGACCATATAATTGCATGCCAAGTAAACATTCATGTTTTCCCATTCTTAAAATTATCATTATCCTGTGTTGGAGGGGAAGTCCAAGATGAGTTTAGTGCAAGGTTAAAACAGAACCTTTCAGCGGTTTACAACTTTTGTGTGAACGAAGTGATCCATTTATTAGAACTTGGTTCAGAAGTTGGAATCGCAAGAAACTTTTTCAGCAAGTCAGCCTCTGTATTGTCCCAACAGTATTCAGGAGATATTACTATTTTGCCGAACCTTACAATGCTGTTCCGAATTGGTGAATTATTGACAAATCCAACAAAAGAATTTTTACTTAGAGAGGCAGTCAATGGAGCGCGTGCTACTTGGCCTAAGATATCTATAATTAAAAATCACTGTGAACAAGAGTTCGAGCTCGACCGAGTGATTAATTACTTGAAGGGCAAACTTATTTCCAATCCGTCGCAGACGCGTGGGCCATTTCAAATTGTGGACAGTTCAATTTCTTTGATTAACTCTCCCATTATTTATCACCAGGATCATTATCCAACGGTTCGTGGATTAGCTGATACACCACGCATAAGAGGTAATCCATCGGATAGGCTAGTTAGACGCTTGACCTCTTATAGACCATTACCATCACATGGTTCGCGGGCAAAGCAAAAGAAACGCAGAAAATCGGAATCTTCATCTGCAGGACTAGGCAGTCCTGAACTTTATCTTGAGCGGTCTGTATCAGGATCGACTTTTGTGCAGCAAAGTATGACACCACTCGCAATTGGAAATAATACAATGAGTTCTGAGGCTAAGCGTATCCCTTCAAATAGATACAACTCCTTATCTGCAGGCAGAAAGTCAAGTTCTTCTGGAGGGAAATCCGGTGCTGATTACGCTAACTCAGATACTCCACTGAAGAAGGACTATTCGATTACTACGGAGCAAAAGGCAAAAAACTTCCTTCCAGATGACTTGTCTTTGCATACCAATGTTTCTCCAGAATTAAATTTGGATGACGTACCTTCAGCAACTGAGCAGATTCAGGTTCAAAATGAACAGAATTGTCTATTCAACCAAGGCAAGAAATCGGTAGTTAAAGAAGTCTCCCCCAATAGCGATGAGGAGTTTACATTCGCTATGGATGACACAGATCATATAATTGCTGGTCTATAA
- the DIA2 gene encoding DNA-binding SCF ubiquitin ligase subunit DIA2 (Syntenic homolog of Ashbya gossypii ADR230W; Syntenic homolog of Saccharomyces cerevisiae YOR080W (DIA2)) has product MASDLVDRTLELGIKWFKCEEYKKAISLFSKALHLAGSYTDEELKERRVLAGLPRVCLHDSSKFYHPRYLTLLDCKAACWERLNNLDKALLDATYMIKVDAYNLKGYIRKGKILQKLERYEAALEGYREGIRRVKELHEKHSIKAPKRLVEIVYHQEQLVVLRLSKYKQPKTAIGLKREHSIMVSEGERAVKNTKSEQVVRKQKTVSPIVDFVALFPFEIVNLVMSNLSTKELVRCLLVSRVWYERLNLLPCLFNQFQLRSSDYRKLAKFVMFIKRLSSNKAYVCRELDYSSLTSSDEERSLQHLLTNINMSVLQLKLNFKRVPAENIIELICNNQTLANEICNLCLVAPINYYGRLNYCKFYQSCVSLKNLELFFDMLPLKESAMLPETALSLFDISVTELNSLKIIVSNHGNYHSLFMDQFSYCPLVFKNLKKLCITGVVCIPEARSSSSWILGLRNLRDLWIERNTGIRFYDVLKCMVCAGRPFELEHLVFRESPNEPNNLGSQSMDWVDVENMERCLGSLKTLDLMHTKLNPRLLLSILTCVEHNKIKKLNLGNCFALSFSRELHYLDQIFKNLPSLEELYIPNVLEYSNMGLGILRRSIKYMKSLKTIDLSFNAYLKGYELIDLLKEVKDKELINLEHLMIDGCQDLSPQTSEYIVRNRYARNVSCSYEQTQWEQFGINSFWYKYKTL; this is encoded by the coding sequence ATGGCTAGTGATTTGGTTGATAGGACCTTAGAACTGGGAATAAAGTGGTTTAAATGCGAGGAATATAAGAAGGCCATATCGCTATTTTCCAAGGCATTACACTTAGCGGGATCGTATACTGACGAAGAGCTAAAAGAACGGAGGGTGCTTGCTGGTCTTCCTAGGGTATGCCTCCATGACTCTAGTAAGTTTTATCACCCCAGGTATTTGACTTTGTTAGATTGTAAAGCGGCATGCTGGGAGAGGCTTAATAATTTGGATAAAGCGTTATTGGACGCGACCTATATGATAAAGGTAGATGCTTATAATCTAAAAGGGTATATACGGAAAGGTAAGATTCTCCAGAAACTGGAAAGATATGAGGCTGCATTGGAAGGCTACCGGGAGGGTATTAGAAGAGTGAAAGAGCTACACGAGAAACATTCTATAAAGGCCCCAAAACGGCTGGTAGAGATTGTATATCATCAGGAGCAACTTGTTGTTCTTCGGTTATCCAAATACAAGCAACCTAAGACTGCAATTGGGCTAAAAAGGGAGCATAGTATTATGGTTAGTGAAGGAGAGCGGGCAGTAAAGAATACCAAAAGCGAGCAGGTAGTGCGGAAACAGAAAACTGTTAGCCCAATAGTGGATTTCGTTGCATTATTTCCGTTTGAGATTGTGAACTTGGTAATGAGCAATCTTTCTACTAAGGAATTGGTTCGGTGCCTTTTAGTCTCTCGGGTTTGGTACGAGCGCCTGAATCTTTTGCCATGTCTGTTCAATCAATTCCAGTTACGTTCCAGTGATTATAGAAAGTTGGCCAAATTTGTGATGTTTATTAAAAGACTTTCTTCTAATAAGGCCTATGTTTGTAGGGAACTTGATTATTCATCTCTGACAAGCTCGGACGAAGAGAGGTCCTTGCAGCACTTGTTAACTAACATAAATATGTCAGTACTTCAGTTGAAACTGAACTTTAAAAGGGTTCCAGCAGAAAATATAATTGAACTAATCTGCAATAATCAAACACTTGCTAACGAAATTTGCAATCTTTGTTTGGTTGCACCAATTAACTACTATGGCAGACTCAATTATTGCAAGTTTTACCAGTCTTGTGTTTCACTCAAGAACTTGGAGCTGTTTTTTGATATGCTTCCTTTAAAAGAATCGGCCATGCTTCCAGAAACTGCGTTGTCACTATTTGATATTTCAGTGACAGAGTTGAACTCTTTAAAGATAATTGTTTCCAACCATGGCAACTATCATTCTCTATTCATGGATCAATTTAGCTACTGTCCACTTGTTTTCAAGAACCTCAAAAAACTTTGTATTACTGGAGTGGTTTGCATACCTGAGGCTCGTAGTAGTTCAAGTTGGATATTGGGCTTGCGTAATCTACGTGATTTATGGATTGAGCGAAATACAGGTATTCGCTTTTATGACGTGCTAAAATGCATGGTATGTGCAGGTCGGCCGTTCGAGCTAGAACATTTGGTATTTCGTGAATCACCGAATGAGCCGAATAATCTTGGAAGTCAGAGTATGGATTGGGTCGATGTTGAAAACATGGAACGTTGCCTTGGCTCGCTTAAGACTCTGGATTTAATGCACACGAAGCTTAATCCCCGTTTATTGCTAAGCATATTAACCTGCGTCGAGCATAATAAAATTAAGAAACTGAACCTTGGGAACTGTTTTGCGTTATCATTTTCCCGGGAATTGCATTATCTAGATCAGATATTCAAGAATTTACCATCTTTGGAAGAATTGTATATTCCGAATGTACTAGAATACAGTAATATGGGATTGGGAATTCTCAGACGGAGCATTAAATATATGAAGAGTTTGAAAACCATTGACCTTTCATTCAATGCCTACTTAAAGGGTTACGAGTTGATTGACCTATTGAAGGAAGTCAAAGATAAAGAGTTAATTAATCTAGAGCACCTCATGATAGACGGATGCCAGGATTTATCACCCCAAACTTCGGAGTATATCGTCAGAAATAGATATGCCAGGAACGTATCCTGCTCGTATGAGCAAACTCAGTGGGAGCAATTTGGTATAAATTCTTTCTGGTACAAGTATAAAACTTTATAG
- the ATX2 gene encoding Mn(2+) transporter ATX2 (Syntenic homolog of Ashbya gossypii ADR229C; Syntenic homolog of Saccharomyces cerevisiae YOR079C (ATX2)) → MQLLKICGIAVLILIGTFCIGLIPIYLVNGRLRSSERLFRATSLFGVGMILGTSFMLVIPEGISECKDESAYGISMMAGFLFVYIVDQTVRWAESRNPSTLNDSNHISCWYDLLLLNKTAMSVVHNNVVLALVIHGFSDGMVIGLSANHETLNMLIIVTILIHKIPAVLSLVTLMLVKQGLNKYEACSNLLAFSLSTPVGYIIFSMISILSDRMDDFGGNLLLISGGSLFYASCHSLLDNAHILPVGSQSGVSIASNGAPETFDVDVQSLEEDPWHEEAQNSKVPDALYTLFGALIPTAFSRWK, encoded by the coding sequence ATGCAGCTGCTGAAGATTTGTGGGATAGCGGTACTTATACTTATTGGTACCTTTTGTATTGGTCTGATACCCATATATTTAGTTAATGGCAGGTTACGAAGCAGCGAGAGGCTCTTTAGGGCAACATCACTCTTTGGAGTTGGTATGATACTAGGTACATCATTTATGCTAGTGATCCCTGAAGGTATAAGTGAATGTAAGGATGAAAGTGCGTATGGAATTAGCATGATGGCAGGCTTCTTGTTTGTTTACATAGTGGATCAAACTGTGCGTTGGGCAGAGAGTCGTAATCCGTCAACATTAAATGATTCAAATCATATATCTTGTTGGTATGATCTTTTGCTATTGAATAAGACTGCTATGAGTGTTGTACATAATAATGTGGTGTTAGCACTAGTTATACATGGATTTTCAGACGGGATGGTAATTGGATTATCTGCTAATCATGAAACTCTAAATATGCTAATAATAGTTACGATTTTGATCCATAAGATACCAGCTGTGCTGTCGCTTGTGACATTAATGCTCGTGAAACAAGGCCTTAATAAGTATGAAGCATGTTCTAATTTGCTCGCATTCTCCCTTTCAACACCGGTTGGTTACATTATCTTCTCCATGATAAGCATTTTGTCAGACAGAATGGACGATTTTGGGGGAAACTTGTTACTAATAAGCGGGGGGAGTCTATTCTATGCATCTTGCCATTCGTTGTTGGATAATGCTCATATTTTACCGGTAGGATCGCAGAGCGGAGTCTCAATTGCATCTAATGGTGCACCGGAAACCTTTGATGTCGACGTACAGTCTTTGGAAGAAGACCCCTGGCACGAAGAGGCACAGAATAGCAAGGTACCGGATGCCTTGTATACACTCTTTGGTGCACTGATACCAACTGCATTTTCTCGCTGGAAATAG
- the BUD21 gene encoding Bud21p (Syntenic homolog of Ashbya gossypii ADR228W; Syntenic homolog of Saccharomyces cerevisiae YOR078W (BUD21)) gives MVAKMAIKKHLKFEDGDEELVKTEPAHEVTHSKQEHVDDDLESSDDDEAPEEEGLSVAKNSVEDSYKKQQIALKVEREQLKEKRKRQNQRFAEQQELKRQKHEEDKKHSLLMLEEELKENVEELNEEFFDELESQPQKVSVIPTKINFNDIDESYTEDVRTELKKQKRKTLKSIRKTTVKRGPVQVSLLSSLKERQTLAPKKEDKVLKVKDKWLRRRSINRK, from the coding sequence ATGGTAGCTAAGATGGCTATTAAAAAGCATTTGAAGTTTGAAGATGGCGATGAGGAGCTGGTTAAGACAGAACCCGCCCACGAGGTTACGCATAGTAAGCAGGAACatgttgatgatgatttagaatcaagtgatgatgatgaggCACCAGAAGAAGAGGGGCTAAGTGTGGCAAAAAATAGTGTCGAAGACAGTTATAAAAAGCAGCAAATTGCGCTTAAAGTTGAGAGAGAACAGCTGAAAGAGAAGAGGAAAAGGCAGAATCAGAGGTTTGCAGAGCAGCAAGAGTTGAAAAGGCAAAAACATGAGGAGGACAAAAAGCATAGTCTTCTGATGTTGGAAGAGGAGTTGAAGGAGAACGTGGAGGAGCTTAATGAAGAATTTTTTGACGAGCTGGAATCACAGCCGCAGAAAGTAAGTGTGATACCGACTAAAATCAATTTTAATGACATTGATGAGAGCTATACCGAAGATGTGAGGACTGAGCTTAAGAAGCAAAAACGCAAGACTTTGAAATCGATCAGGAAAACTACCGTTAAGAGAGGACCGGTTCAGGTTAGTCTATTGTCCTCACTGAAGGAAAGGCAGACTCTGGCACCCAAGAAGGAAGATAAAGTGCTTAAGGTAAAGGATAAATGGTTGCGCAGGAGATCAATCAACCGAAAATAG